The following are encoded in a window of Torulaspora globosa chromosome 4, complete sequence genomic DNA:
- the RAI1 gene encoding decapping nuclease (ancestral locus Anc_3.570) yields the protein MGKTYNLFVKQKGTTTALKQPKEISCYSRTSNDEFLIGNDCNLRYYYLPDSQLENRLDLSAGAKKMKDSAETFSDPCTLRGLLQCVKSYEEKKQKKVKADIVTFRGIIRKLISAAFDSAAYNKVELRVVSFDGQLFIKDVASRDEERKGTAESQNAWYTGYKFESLATLSQPLPYVDRAILEKRPKRLVNTGDEFITVVRTGVGNTKLILGAEIDCIFDFKEDGKDNLKHYAELKCTSMVSTQADARKFERKIFKTWLQCFLVGIPRIIYGFRDDNCILRTVEEFATDEVPLILKNNNPAMNTACLDAIKWYGLLCEWLLKSIPRDDVENVKPFKLVYENNHLRLTEMDETDSEYDSIVNGDAVLTSEFKEWRKSLAV from the coding sequence ATGGGCAAGACGTATAACCTGTTTGTGAAGCAGAAAGGGACCACCACGGCTCTCAAGCAGCCGAAAGAGATATCGTGCTACTCCAGGACTTCAAACGATGAGTTTCTTATTGGCAACGACTGCAATTTGAGATATTACTACCTGCCAGACTCGCAGCTGGAAAACAGACTGGATCTGTCGGCTGGagccaagaagatgaaggacaGTGCCGAGACGTTCAGCGATCCTTGCACTCTTCGAGGGCTGCTACAATGCGTCAAAAGCTatgaggaaaagaagcagaagaaggttaAGGCGGACATCGTCACGTTCAGAGGCATCATCAGAAAGCTTATCTCGGCGGCGTTCGATAGCGCCGCCTACAACAAGGTGGAGCTGCGAGTCGTTTCGTTTGACGGCCAACTCTTTATCAAAGATGTTGCTTCCAGAGACGAGGAGCGCAAGGGCACTGCCGAGAGCCAAAATGCTTGGTATACGGGATATAAGTTTGAGAGTTTGGCGACCCTCTCGCAGCCGCTTCCGTACGTGGACAGGGCGATATTGGAGAAGAGACCCAAGAGGTTGGTAAACACAGGAGATGAATTCATCACGGTGGTCAGAACGGGAGTCGGGAATACAAAGCTAATACTGGGAGCAGAGATCGACTGCatttttgatttcaaggAAGACGGGAAGGACAACCTGAAACATTACGCTGAGCTGAAATGCACTTCGATGGTATCAACACAGGCTGATGCTCGTAAGTTCGAGCggaagatcttcaagacttgGCTGCAATGCTTCCTCGTCGGGATTCCAAGAATCATATACGGGTTCCGGGACGATAACTGTATCTTGAGGACAGTCGAGGAATTCGCCACTGACGAAGTACCTCTGATCCTGAAAAACAACAATCCAGCAATGAATACTGCGTGTTTGGATGCTATAAAATGGTACGGATTGCTGTGTGAATGGCTTCTGAAATCCATCCCCAGGGATGACGTGGAAAACGTCAAACCTTTCAAGCTTGTGTACGAGAATAATCATCTTCGCTTGACAGAGATGGACGAAACGGACTCTGAATACGACAGCATTGTCAATGGGGATGCGGTTCTAACAAGCGAGTTCAAGGAATGGAGAAAATCCTTGGCTGTGTAG
- the BRR6 gene encoding Brr6p (ancestral locus Anc_3.571) yields the protein MRDRIEDGSVREERRLAASDVWLRPDIIAEYMQLLFNAFLLTLVLTLVVKFMVMVREDVRFKLHEDELRKLRLIEACRKSYEQNECSPESRVPALEESCDEWFYCMNQAQHVHAGGRRIYQSGTLWARTIAEILNSFVEPISIRSALLTVSVICALVLVTNSAFGSYRVYHYNRSSR from the coding sequence ATGAGGGACCGCATCGAGGATGGCAGCGTGCGTGAGGAACGGAGACTTGCTGCCTCTGATGTTTGGTTGAGGCCGGACATCATTGCTGAGTACATGCAATTGTTGTTCAATGCGTTCCTGCTGACCCTGGTGCTCACGCTGGTGGTCAAGTTCATGGTTATGGTGCGCGAGGATGTTCGTTTCAAACTGCACGAAGATGAGCTGAGGAAATTGAGGCTGATAGAAGCTTGCCGGAAGAGCTATGAACAGAATGAGTGTTCACCGGAGTCTAGAGTGCCtgctttggaagaatcATGCGACGAATGGTTCTATTGCATGAATCAAGCGCAACATGTACACGCCGGAGGTAGAAGGATATACCAGTCGGGGACGTTATGGGCGCGGACGATCGCTGAGATTCTGAATTCGTTCGTTGAGCCCATAAGTATACGGTCGGCGCTCTTGACAGTCTCAGTCATCTGCGCTCTGGTGCTGGTGACTAATTCGGCTTTTGGGTCCTACAGAGTTTACCACTACAACAGATCATCCCGCTGA
- the KGD4 gene encoding alpha-ketoglutarate dehydrogenase subunit KGD4 (ancestral locus Anc_3.572): MGHVTPLIVLLRIRSSLSGAIQRSIRALDRSARRLVVLPFILTFNLFNTPRTAVPQSGTNSSKVSNGGWVQLASTATTTGGAVGECFSRFRELYVHFPRSLLPTVSILQQLAKSLSKLLTKPPKITAQSIEKELPEMRQTVAKLAQAYVPMIKFVGGRHPQIQHSGAVKCHPCTVDGLLPGSDGCVPAGEFLSKQKPFQVFPYRSNGSGQFGSGSSSAGSASAELAEKNRSRYAFVDRPLKDKELDSIFELPARFRYKPISDLEAEAINGGGAL, encoded by the coding sequence ATGGGTCACGTGACCCCTCTTATAGTGCTTCTTCGAATCAGAAGCTCACTCTCTGGCGCCATCCAGCGGTCCATCAGAGCTCTGGACCGATCTGCTAGACGCCTGGTTGTGCTGCCCTTCATTCTCACTTTCAATCTGTTCAACACGCCTCGAACTGCGGTGCCGCAATCGGGGACAAACTCCAGCAAGGTGTCGAACGGAGGCTGGGTTCAGCTTGCAAGCACAGCTACAACGACCGGTGGAGCCGTTGGAGAGTGTTTCAGTCGTTTCAGAGAGCTTTACGTACACTTTCCACGTTCATTGCTGCCTACAGTGTCTATCTTACAACAACTAGCGAAATCGCTGTCGAAGCTATTGACTAAACCACCGAAGATTACTGCCCAGAGCATTGAAAAGGAATTGCCAGAGATGCGTCAGACGGTTGCTAAACTTGCCCAAGCGTACGTGCCAATGATCAAATTTGTCGGGGGCAGACACCCGCAGATCCAGCACAGCGGTGCTGTGAAGTGCCATCCCTGCACGGTGGATGGCCTGTTGCCGGGATCAGACGGCTGTGTGCCAGCCGGGGAATTTCTAAGCAAGCAGAAGCCATTTCAAGTGTTCCCCTACCGTTCGAATGGCAGCGGGCAGTTCGGCTCTGGAAGCTCGTCAGCAGGCTCTGCTTCGGCTGAATTGGCTGAGAAGAACCGTTCCAGATACGCATTCGTCGACAGGCCCCTAAAGGACAAGGAGCTGGACTCTATTTTTGAGTTGCCTGCCCGTTTCAGGTACAAGCCTATCAGCGACCTGGAGGCAGAGGCCATTAACGGAGGCGGTGCATTATGA